The proteins below are encoded in one region of Colletotrichum lupini chromosome 5, complete sequence:
- a CDS encoding dynamin family protein, protein PDIQLQLQLQHLTLPYLTILFYFFHSHLFLLLLTHFFHSHSFSVLPRAGLGRQLTLRRSLRCLHLRVYSSSTLYFALKNFPLLNPLILFPLILFPLTSIKMTKARASRGHTVKPEPGNHQNTSPTPSLTNTYNGSPEANRNQSRSHHAGPADVNQSFLRSDAPTPSIAPHGAYAGPQTVRSALTNPTFDESEPVLLQVRNRDMDPPVIPMQNDSFLDGSFRDIGAKVKIFNDTLGELQQLGVSHDVALPQLVLVGDQSAGKSSLMSGLAGLNLPRSEGVCTRCPVHIRVSRSGPRDRGGPQWSCRVSLQQDYAFRPPNHFLTKADVTPENPFPPWVKQARVVKEFMTIYDQSDIDTVLKWAQIAILNHDQNHELYVPGSGAITKQSLLDDEAERTLAKFSPNTVALEIKGPDLPDLSFYDMPGIFRNAAREEDEYLVSVVENLAREYISHSEALIIWAVPMNVDPETSSTLSIIRVLQAQQRTIGVMTKADLLPEGNNTQWLSMLRGEAHKIGHEFFITSRPSNQKLDEQQRWEEGFFHQDASERWPEEFHPFRERCGVEKLKIALSEKLGKEFAKNLPSIKNKVQTRLSEIEAELSTLPELPNNVELEVRKSLMAFSSTVKETLRGRKFSSNYGSLSDSFRDCILQMKPKFILKDKSDIPVLEISDDDDDSSSVTPSNRKRGGYGQHHSAAKRARPTPVNGGNSFSAAIKTEDSAPAPSTPSRRGPPQSMPLAPPFQRYANHGAGFRTLAQIREDIKAKTKAGMPSIVPDEVYEDLCKQAVKAWNQPMETFLQETMNVLQRIVDYALSQAFGSLMKRLIFKKSTNLMNEFLRERRSEAMSFLKDIYDMETFQLFTVNQKAFQDYERSESRVLTRYRHVMRWQAFSGDSYEFHDWDHMTPEQRMNEERKHNVELGKMGPDTFDKELRVAAYVRGYYMLSALRFADTVCLSVTSRMMPKIVQDLDFFLENNLGLIGRHDETVFARLMEEDEATARKRERLKNELEKFKKALDSITTNELEGAFGSSSQGRDAFEVYGESFAETMDVDGGC, encoded by the exons CCTGATATCCAGCTTCAGCTTCAGCTTCAGCACctcaccttaccttaccttacgattttattctatttttttcaCTCTCACCTCTTTCTCTTGCTTCTCACTCACTTCTTTCACTCTCACTCATTTTCTGTGCTGCCTAGAGCTGGGTTGGGTCGTCAATTGACCCTCCGCCGTTCTTTGAGGTGCCTCCACCTGCGGGTATATTCCTCATCGACCCTCTACTTTGCTCTCAAAAACTTTCCTCTTCTCAATCCTCTCATTCTCTTTCCTCTCATCCTCTTTCCTCTTACCTCAATCAAGATGACAAAGGCAAGAGCGTCGAGAGGTCATACCGTCAAGCCCGAGCCTGGCAATCATCAGAATACTTCTCCCACACCTTCCCTCACCAACACCTACAACGGCTCCCCAGAAGCTAACAGAAATCAATCCCGCTCCCACCATGCTGGGCCTGCGGATGTCAATCAATCATTCTTGAGATCAGACGCCC CCACGCCTTCTATCGCTCCTCACGGCGCTTACGCTGGCCCCCAAACTGTCCGCAGTGCACTTACGAACCCAACTTTCGACGAAAGTGAACCAGTTCTGCTTCAGGTTAGAAACAGAGATATGGATCCGCCCGTGATTCCCATGCAGAACGATTCATTTCTCGATGGTTCCTTCCGGGACATTGGCGCCAAGGTGAAGATTTTCAACGATACTCTCGGTGAACTACAGCAGCTTGGCGTCTCCCACGATGTCGCACTTCCTCAGCTCGTCCTAGTCGGCGATCAGTCTGCCGGAAAATCGAGCTTGATGTCTGGTCTTGCTGGTCTCAACCTCCCTCGCAGCGAGGGTGTCTGTACTCGATGCCCCGTCCACATTCGCGTTTCCCGGAGTGGCCCTCGCGACCGTGGCGGTCCGCAGTGGTCCTGCCGCGTCTCTCTTCAGCAGGACTACGCCTTCCGGCCTCCTAACCACTTCCTCACAAAGGCCGACGTCACTCCGGAGAACCCATTTCCGCCGTGGGTGAAGCAGGCGCGAGTGGTTAAGGAGTTCATGACCATCTACGATCAGTCTGACATTGACACTGTTCTGAAATGGGCTCAAATCGCCATTCTCAACCATGATCAGAACCACGAGCTGTACGTTCCCGGATCAGGCGCCATTACTAAGCAGTCCTTGTTGGACGACGAGGCAGAGAGAACTCTCGCCAAGTTCAGCCCCAACACGGTCGCCTTGGAGATCAAGGGCCCGGACCTGCCTGATCTATCTTTCTACGACATGCCTGGCATTTTCCGCAACGCGGCTCGCGAGGAAGATGAGTACCTCGTGTCGGTGGTGGAGAACCTGGCACGCGAGTATATTTCGCATTCTGAAGCCCTCATCATCTGGGCCGTGCCAATGAATGTCGATCCTGAGACCTCCTCGACTCTGTCAATCATTCGTGTTCTCCAAGCCCAGCAACGGACAATCGGAGTCATGACAAAGGCTGATCTTCTTCCTGAAGGCAACAATACTCAATGGCTTTCGATGTTGCGCGGAGAGGCGCACAAGATCGGCCACGAATTCTTCATTACATCTAGGCCGTCGAATCAGAAGCTCGACGAGCAACAGAGATGGGAGGAGGGATTCTTTCACCAAGATGCTAGTGAACGCTGGCCAGAGGAGTTCCATCCATTCCGCGAGCGATGTGGCGTGGAGAAACTCAAGATCGCTCTCTCCGAGAAGTTGGGCAAGGAATTCGCCAAGAA CTTGCCTTCAATCAAGAATAAGGTCCAGACGAGATTGAGTGAGATCGAAGCTGAGCTCAGCACGCTCCCCGAGCTGCCTAACAATGTCGAACTGGAGGTTCGAAAGAGCTTGATGGCGTTCTCCTCCACTGTCAAGGAAACTCTTCGTGGCAGAAAGTTTTCCTCTAACTATGGATCTCTTTCGGACAGCTTCCGCGACTGTATACTTCAGATGAAGCCCAAGTTCATACTCAAGGACAAGTCCGACATTCCCGTTCTCGAGATCTCtgatgacgatgacgacAGCTCATCTGTCACCCCTTCAAACAGGAAGCGTGGCGGCTATGGTCAACATCATTCAGCTGCCAAACGAGCCCGCCCAACACCCGTCAATGGTGGTAACTCCTTCTCGGCTGCCATCAAGACAGAAGACAGCGCTCCGGCGCCATCAACACCCTCTCGCCGAGGACCACCCCAGTCGATGCCTCTGGCCCCGCCGTTCCAACGGTATGCTAACCATGGCGCTGGATTTCGGACACTGGCGCAGATTCGCGAAGACATCAAGGCCAAGACCAAGGCAGGCATGCCTAGTATTGTGCCTGACGAGGTCTATGAAGATCTATGCAAGCAAGCCGTAAAGGCCTGGAACCAGCCCATGGAAACCTTCTTGCAGGAGACTATGAATGTTCTTCAACGAATCGTCGACTACGCCCTTAGCCAGGCTTTTGGTTCCCTGATGAAGCGATTGATCTTCAAGAAGTCTACCAACCTCATGAACGAATTTCTGAGAGAGCGCCGTAGCGAGGCCATGTCTTTTCTCAAGGATATTTACGACATGGAGACATTCCAGCTCTTCACGGTTAACCAAAAGGCGTTTCAAGATTATGAACGCTCTGAGAGTCGGGTGCTCACGCGTTACCGCCACGTTATGCGCTGGCAGGCATTCTCGGGAGATTCCTACGAGTTCCATGATTGGGACCACATGACGCCAGAGCAGCGCATGAATGAAGAGCGGAAGCATAACGTCGAACTTGGAAAGATGGGCCCAGACACCTTTGATAAGGAGCTGAGGGTGGCTGCCTACGTCCGAGGTTACTACATGTTGTCCGCTCTCCGCTTCGCCGACACGGTCTGTCTGTCGGTCACGTCCCGGATGATGCCGAAGATTGTCCAGGATCTCGACTTCTTCCTCGAGAATAACCTCGGTCTCATCGGTCGTCATGACGAGACCGTATTTGCCCGCCTGATGGAAGAGGATGAAGCGACCGCACGCAAGAGGGAGCGACTAAAGAACGAGCTGGAGAAGTTTAAGAAAGCTCTCGACTCGATCACGACCAACGAGTTGGAGGGCGCTTTTGGGTCGTCTTCGCAGGGAAGAGATGCATTCGAGGTGTACGGCGAGTCTTTTGCCGAGACCATGGATGTGGACGGAGGATGTTGA